Below is a window of Photobacterium atrarenae DNA.
TATTCTAGCACCAGGGTATACACAGCCATGCCTTAGCTTCCGGTTTGCCACTGGCATCGATGCGGTGTTGCAAACAGCGACCGCCGTCTGGCTCAGTCATCTCGAATCATCGACTGGGTGTACCAGCATGTCAGTTCGTGATCACTGCTGACCAGATTGACCACAACTTCACCGTAGAGTCGCCAGCCGTCTCCCATCAACTCGTTAATTTTTTTCTCAAAATCAAATTCATGTTTGTCACAGACAATTTTGTACTGCATATGTTGCCTCCGGCTGACTGTGATTGGCCTTTGCTTTTCGCTGGTGGTCCTGAATCCAATGGCATTGCTTTTTAAGGATAGCTAGAAAATGTTCGGTGGGCGGCACAAGGATAAGAAAAAAGCCAGCAGAACGCTGGCTTTTGAAGTTGTGCGCCGAGCATGGCGTTGTTCTAGGAGGTGAAAGTCCTCTACGGGCTCAGTCGAGCGAGAACCGTTAGCCTATGCAAGGGTGCCCACCGTGAGGTGGGATCTGAAGGAAGCAAACGGCAAAACTTGGGTGTGACGAACAGAAACCTGATAGTAGGCCAGTACAACTTGGGTAACCTAG
It encodes the following:
- a CDS encoding DUF1737 domain-containing protein; translation: MQYKIVCDKHEFDFEKKINELMGDGWRLYGEVVVNLVSSDHELTCWYTQSMIRDD